A section of the Thauera chlorobenzoica genome encodes:
- a CDS encoding trimeric intracellular cation channel family protein, with product MLRTMEGIESLVYGIGIAGVAAQAAAGVLDAGRKPFDLFGIVVVALAAALGGGTLRDLLLDRAVFWIADQRYLIGAMAAGLATFALVRLVRLPARLFLLPDALGLALFTVSGTQAALALGAPWLVASLMGVITGVFGGIVRDVLCNELPLVFTGELYATASWAGALLLLGLMAHGTSPGQAALAGGSLTLALRLCAIRFGWRLPMFKARS from the coding sequence ATGCTGCGCACCATGGAAGGCATCGAATCCCTCGTCTACGGCATCGGCATCGCCGGCGTCGCCGCCCAGGCGGCGGCCGGCGTGCTCGACGCCGGGCGCAAGCCCTTCGACCTGTTCGGCATCGTCGTCGTCGCCCTCGCCGCCGCGCTCGGCGGCGGCACGCTGCGCGACCTGCTGCTCGACCGCGCGGTGTTCTGGATCGCCGACCAGCGCTACCTGATCGGGGCGATGGCCGCCGGCCTGGCGACCTTCGCCCTGGTGCGCCTGGTGCGCCTACCCGCCCGCCTGTTCCTGCTGCCAGACGCGCTCGGCCTGGCGCTGTTTACCGTCTCCGGCACCCAGGCCGCGCTGGCGCTGGGTGCGCCCTGGCTGGTGGCGAGCCTGATGGGGGTGATCACCGGAGTGTTTGGCGGCATCGTCCGCGACGTGCTGTGCAACGAGCTGCCGCTGGTGTTCACCGGCGAGCTCTACGCCACCGCCTCGTGGGCCGGCGCCCTCCTCCTGCTCGGGCTGATGGCCCACGGCACCAGCCCCGGCCAGGCCGCGCTCGCCGGCGGTTCGCTGACCCTGGCGCTGCGGCTGTGCGCGATCCGCTTCGGCTGGCGCCTGCCGATGTTCAAGGCGCGAAGCTGA
- a CDS encoding sigma-54-dependent Fis family transcriptional regulator produces MTPPPLPLAEARRRFLDGDDVSARSVPEPILHSWRRCQGLGLDVGRWRPPSRLAETELAARREENADWLQRARPAIDALFDGVLDDGHVVIVADHGGLILERMGHPDFLDRAERVALAPGMDWREDVRGTNAIGTALVLGAATVRGAEHFLERNRQLSCTAQAIHDAQGHLLGVIDVSGQPRRLHDAHRLQVEAAVRRIEHGLFDRHAARLHELRLAADPALLATPRCGRLGFDDDGVLRAASRAALAALGLDWTALGRLRFAQLCEQSLEHWLSRHGIHVASLRHGGELFSAQLLPVRTGLDPLPREAAHPPPPPTAAAATAMRPEPPRRPAALAGATAVADVGLPAGLLDTARRLLEADIPVLLLGETGVGKERFVQALHAAGSRHRQPLVAVNCAAIPEGLIESELFGYEEGAFTGARRQGSKGRLREADGGVLFLDEIGDMPASLQARLLRVLQERVVQPLGGGAGQRVDVRIVAATHRDLAQEVAAGRFRADLYYRLGHYPLRLPPLRERGDVAQIAAALLAAHGAAPRAITLSPALAAFIRAYPWPGNLRQLDNLLRTLLALVDDGTLLTAEHLPATLRDAAPSAGRDDAVHAALARHGGNASAAARALGISRSTLYRRLGRS; encoded by the coding sequence ATGACGCCCCCGCCCCTCCCCCTTGCCGAAGCCCGCCGCCGTTTTCTCGACGGTGACGACGTGTCGGCGCGCAGCGTGCCCGAGCCGATCCTGCATTCGTGGCGCCGCTGCCAGGGGCTGGGACTGGACGTCGGGCGCTGGCGGCCGCCGTCACGGCTCGCCGAAACCGAGCTCGCCGCCCGCCGCGAGGAGAACGCCGACTGGCTGCAGCGGGCACGCCCGGCGATCGACGCCCTGTTCGACGGCGTGCTCGACGACGGCCACGTCGTCATCGTCGCCGACCACGGCGGGCTGATCCTCGAGCGCATGGGCCATCCGGACTTTCTCGACCGCGCCGAACGGGTCGCGCTGGCGCCGGGCATGGACTGGCGCGAGGACGTGCGCGGCACCAACGCGATCGGCACCGCGCTCGTGCTCGGCGCGGCCACCGTGCGCGGCGCCGAGCACTTCCTCGAACGCAACCGGCAGCTGTCGTGCACCGCACAGGCGATCCACGACGCGCAGGGGCATCTGCTCGGCGTGATCGACGTCTCCGGCCAGCCACGGCGGCTGCACGACGCCCACCGCCTGCAGGTCGAGGCCGCGGTGCGCCGGATCGAGCACGGCCTGTTCGACCGCCACGCCGCCCGCCTCCACGAACTGCGCCTCGCCGCCGACCCGGCGCTGCTCGCCACCCCGCGCTGCGGCCGGCTCGGCTTCGACGACGACGGCGTGCTGCGCGCAGCCAGCCGCGCGGCCCTCGCTGCGCTCGGGCTCGACTGGACGGCGCTGGGGCGGCTGCGCTTCGCGCAGTTGTGCGAACAGAGCCTGGAACACTGGCTCAGCCGCCACGGCATCCATGTCGCCTCGCTGCGCCACGGCGGCGAGCTGTTCTCGGCGCAACTGCTGCCCGTCCGCACCGGCCTCGACCCGCTCCCGCGCGAGGCGGCGCATCCGCCCCCGCCACCTACTGCCGCCGCGGCCACGGCGATGCGGCCAGAGCCGCCGCGCCGGCCCGCCGCCTTGGCAGGAGCAACGGCGGTGGCCGACGTCGGCCTCCCCGCGGGCCTGCTCGACACCGCGCGCCGCCTGCTCGAAGCCGACATTCCGGTGCTGCTGCTGGGCGAGACCGGGGTCGGCAAGGAGCGCTTCGTGCAGGCGCTGCACGCCGCCGGCAGCCGCCACCGCCAGCCGCTGGTGGCGGTGAACTGCGCGGCGATCCCGGAAGGGCTGATCGAGTCGGAACTGTTCGGCTACGAGGAAGGCGCGTTCACCGGCGCCCGCCGCCAGGGCAGCAAGGGCCGCCTGCGCGAGGCCGACGGCGGCGTGCTGTTCCTCGACGAGATCGGCGACATGCCGGCAAGCCTGCAGGCCCGCCTGCTGCGGGTGCTGCAGGAGCGCGTGGTGCAGCCGCTGGGCGGCGGCGCGGGCCAGCGGGTGGACGTGCGCATCGTCGCCGCGACCCATCGCGACCTCGCCCAGGAAGTCGCCGCCGGGCGCTTCCGTGCCGATCTCTATTACCGCCTCGGCCATTACCCGCTGCGTCTGCCGCCGCTGCGCGAGCGCGGCGACGTGGCGCAGATCGCCGCCGCGCTGCTCGCCGCGCACGGCGCCGCGCCGCGCGCCATCACGCTGTCGCCGGCGCTCGCCGCCTTCATCCGCGCTTACCCGTGGCCGGGCAACCTGCGCCAGCTCGACAACCTGCTGCGCACCCTGCTCGCGCTGGTCGATGACGGCACCCTGCTGACCGCGGAGCACCTCCCCGCCACCCTGCGCGACGCCGCCCCGTCGGCCGGGCGCGACGACGCGGTGCATGCCGCGCTCGCGCGCCACGGCGGCAACGCCAGCGCCGCCGCGCGCGCGCTTGGCATCAGCCGCAGCACGCTGTACCGCCGCCTGGGGCGGAGCTGA
- a CDS encoding NAD(P)H-dependent flavin oxidoreductase: protein MPIPASFRGRFRVPAIAAPMFLVSGPELVIGACRAGVAGTFPALNARPAAELDGWLARIGAELAAHDRDHPGAPSAPYGINLILHRSNPRLAEDLATIVRHRVPLVITSLGHPGEVVNAVHRYGGVVFSDVIHAEHARKAIEAGVDGIIAVSAGAGGHAGTQSLVSLVREIRAFWDGTLVAAGSIADGAAIRAAEVLGADFAYMGTRFIATREALAPEAYKQMLVECGASAIVYTDAISGTNANYLWPSLEQAGFAREALVAGTAKGTLHDLGSEARAWRDVWSAGQGVASIDDVVPVAALVERLAAEYQRACALPPSAALRGR from the coding sequence ATGCCGATTCCCGCCTCCTTCCGCGGCCGCTTCCGCGTGCCAGCGATCGCCGCGCCGATGTTCCTGGTTTCCGGCCCGGAGCTGGTGATCGGTGCCTGCCGGGCTGGAGTGGCGGGCACCTTTCCCGCCCTCAACGCCCGTCCCGCCGCCGAACTCGACGGCTGGCTCGCGCGCATCGGCGCCGAACTCGCCGCCCACGACCGCGACCATCCCGGGGCGCCGAGCGCGCCCTACGGCATCAACCTGATCCTGCATCGGTCCAATCCGCGCCTGGCAGAGGACCTGGCGACCATCGTGCGCCACCGGGTGCCGCTGGTGATCACCAGCCTCGGCCATCCCGGCGAAGTGGTGAACGCCGTGCACCGCTACGGCGGGGTGGTGTTTTCCGACGTCATCCATGCCGAGCATGCGCGCAAGGCGATCGAGGCCGGCGTCGACGGCATCATCGCGGTGTCGGCCGGTGCCGGCGGTCATGCCGGCACGCAGAGCCTGGTGAGCCTGGTCCGCGAGATCCGTGCCTTCTGGGACGGGACCCTGGTCGCCGCCGGCAGCATCGCGGACGGTGCCGCGATCCGTGCCGCCGAAGTGCTGGGGGCGGATTTCGCCTACATGGGCACCCGCTTCATCGCCACCCGCGAGGCGCTCGCCCCGGAGGCCTACAAGCAGATGCTGGTCGAGTGCGGGGCATCCGCCATCGTTTATACCGACGCCATTTCCGGGACCAACGCCAACTACCTGTGGCCGAGCCTGGAGCAGGCCGGCTTCGCGCGCGAGGCGCTGGTCGCCGGGACGGCCAAGGGTACGCTCCACGATCTCGGCAGCGAGGCCCGGGCATGGCGTGACGTGTGGAGTGCGGGGCAGGGCGTGGCCAGCATCGACGACGTTGTGCCGGTCGCCGCGCTGGTGGAGCGGCTCGCCGCCGAGTACCAGCGCGCCTGTGCCCTGCCGCCCAGCGCGGCGCTGCGCGGGCGCTGA